cctgattttgtagtttatagaaacaccccatatgtggtcgtaaactactgtacgggcacacggcaggctgcagaaggaaagtaacaccatatggtttctggaaggcagattttgctggactggtttatttacaccatgtcccatttgaagcccccccccctcccccgatgcacccctagagtagaaactctcaaaaagttaccccattttggaaactatgggataaggtggcagttttattgggactatctttagggtgcatatgatttttggttgctctatataacatttttgtgaggcaaggttacaaaaaatttgccaataactcttgtggaacacctaaagggttaacaaagtttgtaaaatcagttttgaataccttgaggggtgtagtttccaaaatggggtcacttttatggagtttctactctaggggtgcatcaggggggcttcaaatgggacatggtgtcaaaaaaccagtccagcaaaatctgcctttcaaaaaccatatggcgctcctttccttgtgcgccctgccatttggccatacagcattttacgaccacatatggggtgtttctgtaaactacagaatcagggcaataaatatagagttttgtttgactgttaactcttgctttgttaacggaaaaaatggaaaatttggccaaaaatagctgttttggcatagtttttattttatatttttggctgtgttcatttgaggggttaggtcatgtgttatttttatagagcagattctaatAGTgagataatagtgaggggacacgaccaccggctccctgcacttaatacggacggagtcagggtcacctagaatcaagccagcaaggaaacacaaataaaggaaaaagacttatctgaggaatcagcagtagcagcctccagcagtgaacaactcatccaggaagtagtataaaccgcaaagtgaggcagtatgggagggaatataaagggagacaattagtgtaaataggtgacagctgggagaaggaaaggagatgacaaagtgaaaccaaaacaaagaacgtcatgcacgaggtagagaagaacgtctaacagaccttctcacagaactggcagtgacaaTATATCGATTGTAGTccatgatacaatcgggcttgaggaccgttgccgcgatacctctcacagggacaggggtgatgccattaccgtgaattgtggacagtacacggacatccctcttgtccttatatctgaccagcaacaggttccactggtaagggcacgggtctcacccctggggataggtacctggaggtggtgggtaggggggccgcgttgatttttctgcacggtctcacaagcggacgtggatctggcagcaagggactggaacaaggggatactagtataaaagttatccacgtacaggtggtaacccttatctagcagtgggtgcataaggtcccacacaagtttcccgctaacacccagagtggggggacattctgggggttcaatacgggaatctcgcctcttgtacacacaaaacttgtaagtttgtacagcttcatgccatacatcgcccacttagagggaacatactggcggaaaatgagtctctccttgaaagcaatgagagactcatcaacagcgacctcccttccaggtacataggcctccaaaatttactccaaaattactcctgaagtgatcgatgaccggcctgattttgtacaggcggtcataagcaggatcaccttgggaggGACATGCCGCATTATctgcatttccgaatggcctcaaaacgggagcctgtcatggccatacagtagagtggggtctgatagaggacgtccccactccagtactgcctgacactgttgtttttttttactaggcccatgtgcagcacgaggccccaaaacgtcctcatctcggctgcactgaccggagtccagccaccggacctagcctacaaggagcccgggtgttaagcaatgaactgttgggcaaaCAAGTTcgcttgctccaccatcagattcacaaagtggtcactaaaaaataaataaaaaaaagtcatattcaatgaagcgcactgtggaaatctggattcctggttggccaacaaagtcaggaatcacaggctcaaaatcctctggggtacaccacgcaagttcaccggtagcgggctcaggtggacttatccggtgggctggaaaactagtacaagccccagggcggctcatactagtctgggccacagggtccctggcatggggatCCCCTGGTTACGCCTGGCAGtgtctctgccgccttgggggctcataatCATCACTAGATCATGaggaggacgtggatgacaagaggaaagtggggtcatcctcgtcctcactggtgcTCTCGGagacaagcagggcgtatgcctcctcggtcgagaacgtccggcgggccataggggagtgtgtgtgtgtgtgcgtgcgcgtctgtgtaaaactttatttagtgtgtatgcgtgtgtgtgtgtgtggggggggggggtgttcatgTTCActtataccctaccctaacccaccctaaacctaagagaaaaaataaatcagactaaataaaaaataaaaaaacaacgctTGCACCCCCAAAaatgtgtgggggtggggggcagggGGGAAAGCTGCAGCTCCCCTTGGGGGTCTAGGGtcgcacagctgagtgtgctgtggaccccagacacccgatcagggtgaagcacaaaaaaaaaacttttttcccccttaaactatccctcagtctccctgcctaatctaacctttccctaaacctgtccctaataaacttttgagtgccagatggcactatggTGACTCACGTGGAGGTGCTGGTCTCAGAGGTGGACAGACGGGCTCCTCTCTCCTGGCTCCACggaagcagtgtggaggaggagagcagagctgggggaagttcACCCCCGCCCGCCCTCCAGCCAATaggatgcgatcctgagaggtgatgtcaccggcacctcaggatctaaggatggtgattggtggtgtattatcacaccaccgatcaccatcctattctgggttatcgggtcatcggagacccgaatgacccataaacgcagaaaaccgcaggtctgacttgacccgcggtttgctgcgatcaccgatacggggggggggggggggcctgtcggcacaggaccccccctcggcattgtcacagagtgcctgctgaatgatttcagcaggcactctgttccgatcgccGCATGCTGcggactcggacatcagggcgtacctgtacctgtacgccctgtgtccataaGAGGTTAATGGTTCGTTCTGAAGCCTATACAGACCCATTTAACTCCATCTTAAATGTATAACTGTGGTTTAGGTTACCGTGTGTCTGCTAACAAAGTGGCTAGTGCTACTGTGTCTAACTGCCAGATGGACCCCATTCAAATCATGTTGAGGAGCTCCGCAATGGTCAGTGATCGCTTACTGTGCTTCCTACTGTCCATTCtactctcctccctccctccctccgagTCCAGCTGCTGTATCTGTCATCTATTATAGAACCAGGTCTTATTCCCCACCCTGCACTCTTCCCAGCAGCAGGTGTgatacagtgatgtcattgtaCCTGCTGGGCTGAGTGGGAGAGCGCACAGACCAGAGAAAATCCCCCGGCCTGTGCTCTTTCCTGAGCTCAGCAGGAGAGGTGATGTCATTACATCATGCCAGCTGCTGGGAAAAGCTAGGTGCTAGgtattactttattttattttattcacagTACTGAAGCttcactactataaagggggtcaACTATGGACTACACTACTTCaggaggtgcacaaaggggcataACTTCCGCATGGGGCCACTTAGAGgcatcattatacactgctcaaaaaaataaagggaacacttaaacaacacaatgtaactccaagtcaatcacacttctgtgaaatcaaactgtccacttaggaagcaacactgagtgacaatcaatttcacatgctgttgtgcaactgggatagacaacaggtggaaattataggcaattagcaagacacccccaataaaggagtggttctgcaggtggtgacctgaccacatctcagttcctatgcttcctggctgatgttttggtcacttttgaatgctgccggtgctttcactctagtggtagcatgatacggagtctacaacccacacaagtggctcaggtagtgcagcttatccgggatggcacatcaatgcgagctgtggcaagaaggtttgctgtgtctgtcagcgtagtgtccagagcatggaggcgctaccaggagacaggccagtacatcaggagacgtgtaggaggccgtaggagggcaacaacccagcagcaggaccgctacctccgcctttgtgcaagtaggaacaggaggagcactgccagagccctgcaaaatgacctccagcaggccacaaatgtgcatgtgtctgctcaaacggtcagaaacagactccatgagggtgatatgagggcccgacgtccacaggtgggggttgtgcttacagcccaacaccgtgcaggacgtttggcatttgccagaaaacaccaagattggcaaattcaccactggcgccctgtgctcttcacagatgaaagcaggttcacactgagcacatgtgacagacgtgacagagtctggagacgccttggagaacgttctgctgcctgcaacatcctccagcatgaccggtttggcattggatcagtaatagggtggggtggcatttctttggagggccgcacagccctccatgtgctcgccagaggtagcctgactgccattaggtaccgagatgagatcctcagaccccttgtgagaccatatgctggtgcggttggccctgggttcctcctaatgcaagacaatgctagacctcatgtggctggagtgtgtcagcagttcctgcaagacgaaggcattgatgctatggactggcccgcccgttccccagacctgaatccaattgagcacatctgggacatcacgtcgctctatccaccaacgtcacattgcaccacagactgtccaggagttggcagatgctttagtccaggtctgggaggagatccctcaggagaccgtccgccacctcatcaggagcatgcacaggcgttgtagggaggtcatacagggacgtggaggccacacacactactggagcctcattttgacttgttttaaggacattacatcaaagttggatcagcctgtagtgtgtttttccactttaattttgagggtgactccaaatccagacctccatgggttaaaaaatttgatttccatttttgttttgtgtgaatttgttgtcagcacattcaactatgtaaagaacaaagtatttcaggagaatatttaattaattcagatctaggatgtgttatttttgtgttccctttatttttttgagcagtgtagtaagggggcataactactgtgtagagTCACAAAGACAGCCTAACTACtgcgtgggggcactaagggtgcatcagtactgtgaagagggcactaagTGGGAAGTACACTGTGAAAGAGACACTGATGGGAGATAACTATTGTGTTTTATTCTTGACAGATGACTGTACTAGGAACATAGAGAAACAGCTGTTATCTTCAGATGATTGTGGTATCACACAAGATACTTATGAAGAGCATGCCAATATCCAAGATATATCTTCATCCAACCTTGAAAAAAAAGTATCATTTAATCCTTTTAAACAGGTCcaatcttctgattcatcacagactgtaacacaaactaaaaattacagaaatggtgTTAAACATCAAACAGCTCAATTaaaagagaagccattttcatgtctagaatgtggtaaatgttttaagaaaaaaacagctcttgttgtacatcagagaattcacacaggggagaagccattttcatgttcagaatgtgggaaatgttttaaccttaAAGCAACTCTTGAAACCCATCAGAGAATTCACTCAGGAGAGAGACCATTTTTATGTTCAaagtgtggaaaatgttttaagcagAAAACGGTTCTTGTtagacataagagaattcacacagggaagaagccattttcttgctcagaatgtgggaaatgttttaaccttaAATCAGCTCTTGATGACCatctgagaattcacacaggagtggagccattttcatgttcggaatgtgggaaatgttttaagcagaaatcggctcttgttacacatcagaaaattcacacaggggagaggcgATTTTCTtgcccagaatgtgggaaatgttttgcctGCAAATCAGCTCTTGATGCACATAAGAGAACTCACACCGGGGAAAAGCCAttatcatgttcagaatgtgggaaatgttttcactATAATTCATCTCttcttaaacatcagagaattcacacaggagagaagccatttttatgttccatatgtggaaaatgttttcacTCTAATTCATCTCTCCGGGAACATAAGAGAATTCATACAGGAGagcagccattttcatgttcagaatgtggtaaatgttttaacaATAAATCACATCTTAatatacatgagagaattcacagatcagagaagccattttcatgttcggaatgtgggaaatgttttaagtatAAATTCATTCTTGttggacatcagagaattcacacaggggagaagccatattcatgttctgaatgtggaaaatgttatcGCACTAAATCAGATCTTACTGCacatgagaaaattcacacaggagagaagccatttttatgttctgaatgtggtaaatgttttagcCAAAAAGAAATTCTTCTTTcacatcagagagttcacacaggagagaagccattttcatgttcagaatgtgggaaatcttttaaGCACAGATCATCTCTCTTTGTACATAAGAGAGATCATACAGAGGAGAAgcgattttcatgttcagaatgtgggaaatcttttaaGCAGAAAGGAGCTCTTATTACACATCAGAGAGTTCACTCAGGAGAgagaccattttcatgttcagaatgtgggaaatgttttaagcataaatcagctgttgttgtacatcagagaattcacacaggggagaagccattttcatgttcacaatgtgggaaatgttttaagcagaaaGGAGCTCTTGTTGCACATCAAAATACTCACACAAGAGagaggccattttcatgttcagaatgtgggaaatgttttcaccGTAATTCATCTCTTCTTAAACATCAGAGGATTCACAAAGGGGAgatgccattttcatgttcagtatgtggtaaatgttttaagcAGAGATCATCTCTATTTGTACATAAGAGAGATCATACAGAGGAGAAgctattttcatgttcagaatgtgggaaatcttttaagaagaaaggagatcttgttacacatcagagagttcactcaggagagaggccattttcatgttcagaatgtgggaaatgttttaagcagaaaGGAGCTCTTGTTGTACATCAAAATATTCACACAAGAGagaggccattttcatgttcagaatgtgggaaatgttttcaccGTAATTCATCTCTTCTTAAACATCAGAGGATTCACAAAGGGGAGAAGTCattttcctgttcagaatgtgggaaatgttttaagcagcAATCAGGTCTTATTGCACATCAAaatactcacacaggagagaagccatcttCAATCTTAGCCAGTTAGTGACCTCCCTTAcgtgtttttatggtattcagTGTCGCTAACTGGCTTTATTCTGTCAGACACTCCTTTTCACAGAGAGATAAAACACCTTGCATTGAGTAACCAGAGGTAGCTTCAGGGCTATTCTGCAGTAGCT
This window of the Bufo bufo chromosome 6, aBufBuf1.1, whole genome shotgun sequence genome carries:
- the LOC121003541 gene encoding oocyte zinc finger protein XlCOF6-like, coding for NPGEDLNNINPTETYVRGDEQSTEDIPTDNRPDDCTRNIEKQLLSSDDCGITQDTYEEHANIQDISSSNLEKKVSFNPFKQVQSSDSSQTVTQTKNYRNGVKHQTAQLKEKPFSCLECGKCFKKKTALVVHQRIHTGEKPFSCSECGKCFNLKATLETHQRIHSGERPFLCSKCGKCFKQKTVLVRHKRIHTGKKPFSCSECGKCFNLKSALDDHLRIHTGVEPFSCSECGKCFKQKSALVTHQKIHTGERRFSCPECGKCFACKSALDAHKRTHTGEKPLSCSECGKCFHYNSSLLKHQRIHTGEKPFLCSICGKCFHSNSSLREHKRIHTGEQPFSCSECGKCFNNKSHLNIHERIHRSEKPFSCSECGKCFKYKFILVGHQRIHTGEKPYSCSECGKCYRTKSDLTAHEKIHTGEKPFLCSECGKCFSQKEILLSHQRVHTGEKPFSCSECGKSFKHRSSLFVHKRDHTEEKRFSCSECGKSFKQKGALITHQRVHSGERPFSCSECGKCFKHKSAVVVHQRIHTGEKPFSCSQCGKCFKQKGALVAHQNTHTRERPFSCSECGKCFHRNSSLLKHQRIHKGEMPFSCSVCGKCFKQRSSLFVHKRDHTEEKLFSCSECGKSFKKKGDLVTHQRVHSGERPFSCSECGKCFKQKGALVVHQNIHTRERPFSCSECGKCFHRNSSLLKHQRIHKGEKSFSCSECGKCFKQQSGLIAHQNTHTGEKPSSILAS